One genomic segment of Clostridium estertheticum subsp. estertheticum includes these proteins:
- a CDS encoding MgtC/SapB family protein yields the protein MLVYQVAIRLALAVLVGGLIGYEREFKNRPAGFRTHILVCLGAAITSMIQLYSIQETTNMILQHPELQSAMKVDIGRLGAQVITGVGFLGAGTIIHDKGSIKGLTTAASIWTVACIGLAIGLGYYTLTILSAICVFIVLVFLKTFENKLFKNTNVLKLEIQYVNKKDMVEKLEKYFDSVSIKVKNIEFVIDDEEDENETSKYSTTMYTILAPRYIKSSGIVQKLCAFEEIYKAEIM from the coding sequence ATGTTAGTATATCAAGTAGCAATAAGGCTTGCGCTTGCAGTTTTAGTCGGTGGTTTAATTGGGTATGAGAGAGAGTTTAAAAATAGACCAGCTGGGTTTAGAACACATATATTAGTATGTCTAGGTGCGGCAATTACTTCAATGATACAATTATACTCTATTCAAGAAACAACTAATATGATTCTGCAACATCCAGAGCTCCAATCGGCTATGAAAGTAGATATTGGAAGGCTGGGAGCACAAGTTATAACAGGGGTAGGTTTTTTAGGGGCAGGTACTATTATACATGATAAAGGATCAATAAAAGGGCTTACTACTGCAGCGAGCATATGGACAGTTGCTTGTATTGGTCTTGCTATTGGACTAGGGTATTATACTTTAACGATATTATCAGCTATATGTGTTTTTATAGTATTAGTATTTCTTAAGACTTTTGAGAATAAGCTTTTTAAAAATACTAATGTCCTAAAATTGGAAATCCAATATGTTAACAAAAAAGACATGGTTGAAAAACTAGAAAAATATTTTGACAGTGTTAGCATAAAAGTTAAAAATATAGAATTTGTGATTGATGATGAAGAAGATGAAAATGAAACTTCAAAGTACAGTACAACGATGTATACAATTTTAGCGCCAAGATATATTAAGAGTAGTGGTATTGTGCAAAAGTTATGTGCTTTTGAGGAAATCTATAAAGCTGAAATAATGTAA
- a CDS encoding DEAD/DEAH box helicase — protein MEKIKFDELGLNESVLHAIQDLKFEYPSDIQEKAIPVVLAGFDIIGQAQTGTGKTLAFGAPILSRMEKSNGKVQAIIMSPTRELAVQVAEELSRIAKHERIKILPIYGGQSIDRQISALKRGVDIVVGTPGRLLDHIRKGTLKLANAKFLVLDEADEMLNMGFIEDIESIISNLSSDRQTLLFSATMPRAIKILSKKYMHPETKIIAIEKKSLTVSTIKQYYYEVNNKNKFESLCRILDVDAPKTCILFCKTKKGVDELVDALQPRGYTVEGMHGDMKQSQRMNTLKKFKEGNLNFLIATDVAARGIDVEDVTHVINYDLPQDSESYIHRIGRTGRAGKEGTAYNLITRRELSAIRQIERDTKSVINKKTVPTITDIFAAKSDTIIDQIKLVLKENLYESFLPLGQNLISEFGDEDVAASLIKIIFDKEVNYNYADDSTTTTSDTVRLFLSIGRMDEVMTKDIIAFLCETANINKTELGRIDILDKFSFLDVPSNLVDAILNNSSGKRLNSRKVNIEVAKSRR, from the coding sequence ATGGAAAAAATTAAGTTTGATGAATTAGGACTAAACGAATCTGTACTACACGCTATACAAGATTTAAAATTTGAATACCCATCTGATATCCAAGAAAAAGCTATTCCAGTAGTACTTGCTGGCTTTGATATCATAGGTCAGGCTCAAACAGGAACTGGTAAAACATTAGCATTTGGTGCACCCATTTTAAGTAGAATGGAAAAATCAAATGGTAAAGTTCAAGCAATAATAATGTCTCCAACAAGAGAACTTGCTGTTCAAGTTGCTGAAGAACTTTCACGAATTGCAAAACATGAAAGAATTAAGATATTACCAATCTATGGTGGTCAATCTATCGATAGACAAATATCCGCTCTAAAAAGAGGAGTAGATATTGTAGTTGGAACTCCAGGAAGATTACTAGACCATATTAGAAAGGGTACTTTAAAACTTGCAAATGCTAAGTTTCTTGTTTTAGATGAAGCTGACGAAATGTTAAACATGGGCTTTATTGAAGATATTGAAAGTATTATAAGTAATTTAAGTTCAGATAGACAGACTTTACTTTTCTCAGCTACTATGCCAAGAGCTATTAAAATATTGTCAAAGAAATATATGCATCCAGAAACAAAAATTATTGCTATAGAAAAGAAATCTTTAACAGTTTCTACTATAAAGCAATATTATTATGAAGTAAATAATAAAAACAAATTTGAATCATTATGTAGAATTCTTGATGTTGATGCTCCTAAAACTTGTATACTATTCTGTAAAACTAAAAAAGGTGTAGATGAGTTAGTTGATGCATTACAACCTAGAGGTTATACTGTAGAAGGTATGCACGGAGACATGAAACAAAGCCAAAGAATGAACACTCTTAAGAAATTCAAAGAAGGTAATTTAAACTTCTTAATTGCAACTGATGTAGCTGCAAGAGGAATCGATGTTGAGGATGTTACTCATGTAATAAATTATGATTTACCACAAGATAGCGAATCATATATACATAGAATTGGTAGAACTGGTAGAGCAGGTAAAGAAGGTACAGCATATAATCTTATAACAAGACGTGAATTATCAGCTATAAGACAAATTGAACGTGATACTAAAAGTGTAATTAACAAAAAAACTGTACCTACTATAACAGATATTTTTGCTGCTAAATCAGATACTATTATAGATCAAATAAAATTAGTTCTAAAAGAAAATTTATATGAAAGCTTTCTTCCACTAGGACAAAATCTTATTTCAGAATTTGGTGATGAAGATGTAGCTGCTTCTTTAATAAAAATTATTTTTGATAAAGAAGTTAACTATAACTATGCAGATGATTCTACAACAACAACATCTGATACTGTTAGACTATTCTTATCTATAGGAAGAATGGATGAAGTTATGACTAAGGATATTATCGCTTTCTTATGTGAAACTGCTAATATTAACAAAACTGAACTTGGTCGTATTGACATCTTAGATAAATTTTCTTTCTTAGATGTACCTTCAAACTTAGTTGATGCTATTTTAAATAATAGTTCAGGTAAGAGATTAAATAGTAGAAAAGTAAATATTGAAGTTGCTAAATCTAGAAGATAA
- a CDS encoding biotin--[acetyl-CoA-carboxylase] ligase: MKEKILELLKASGNDFVSGQKISEVLGVSRAAIWKHIKVIKEDGYEVEAISRKGYRIISSPDILTFEEIKNHLNTECIGKNIIYCNSIGSTNTKAKELAEMGKEHGTVVISEEQTLGRGRLGRNFLSPKYKGIWMSLILRPNILTENISKITLLGAAAVQKAIMKMGVKTSIKWPNDIILNGKKVCGILTEMSGEIDHVNYLVMGIGINVNLEKEDITTDLKDVATSIKIESGKLMDRKLLLANILNIFEELYNDFVENDSIKETLEICRKNSVLIGKEIKLINRGKVTIAKAIDISDKGELVVENSSGNVEYIVSGEVSIRGMDGYSD; the protein is encoded by the coding sequence ATGAAAGAAAAAATTCTTGAATTACTTAAGGCCAGTGGAAATGATTTTGTGTCGGGTCAAAAGATTAGTGAGGTTTTAGGAGTTAGTCGTGCGGCTATTTGGAAACATATAAAGGTTATTAAAGAGGATGGTTACGAAGTTGAAGCTATTTCAAGAAAGGGTTATAGAATAATCTCATCACCTGATATACTCACCTTTGAGGAGATTAAAAATCATCTAAATACAGAGTGTATAGGTAAAAATATTATTTACTGCAATTCTATAGGGTCAACAAACACTAAGGCCAAAGAGCTTGCGGAAATGGGGAAGGAACATGGCACAGTTGTTATAAGTGAAGAACAAACATTAGGACGTGGAAGGCTAGGACGAAATTTTTTATCACCAAAATATAAGGGTATATGGATGTCACTTATACTTAGACCTAATATACTTACAGAAAATATATCAAAGATAACACTTCTTGGAGCAGCAGCTGTTCAAAAAGCTATTATGAAAATGGGGGTTAAAACAAGTATTAAATGGCCTAATGATATAATTCTTAATGGTAAAAAAGTATGTGGTATATTAACAGAAATGAGCGGAGAAATAGATCATGTAAATTACTTAGTTATGGGAATTGGAATCAATGTAAATCTAGAAAAAGAAGATATTACAACTGATTTAAAAGATGTAGCTACGTCAATTAAGATTGAAAGTGGTAAACTTATGGACAGGAAGTTACTTCTTGCTAACATTTTAAATATATTTGAAGAGTTATATAACGATTTTGTAGAAAATGATAGTATAAAAGAAACTTTAGAGATATGTAGAAAAAATTCGGTCCTTATAGGTAAAGAGATTAAATTAATAAATAGAGGAAAAGTAACAATAGCTAAAGCAATTGATATAAGTGATAAAGGTGAATTAGTTGTCGAGAATTCTAGTGGCAATGTTGAATATATTGTATCAGGAGAAGTATCTATTAGAGGAATGGATGGATATAGTGATTAA
- a CDS encoding UPF0158 family protein produces MNLVAVDMEALIETISHVDDNLGKSYLDSVTGEVIYIPTEVSLALENGTLEENTFDNWLKEFVNVATLINEDKANRYLITPLIDDDFYIKAMKEYVKTKISNSDLKLELTEALKSNEPTKKFKHILMDKQNTMDVCEDDECTTDEYYKYEDHCINEFIIEWLKSNRIELKYLN; encoded by the coding sequence TTGAATTTAGTTGCGGTTGATATGGAAGCACTTATAGAAACAATTTCGCATGTTGATGATAATTTAGGGAAAAGTTATCTAGATTCAGTTACTGGCGAGGTTATATATATTCCAACAGAAGTAAGTTTAGCGTTAGAAAATGGGACATTGGAGGAAAATACCTTCGATAATTGGTTAAAAGAATTTGTTAATGTTGCGACTCTCATTAATGAGGATAAGGCAAATAGGTACTTAATTACTCCACTAATAGATGATGATTTTTATATAAAAGCTATGAAGGAATATGTTAAAACTAAAATCAGTAATTCTGATTTGAAATTAGAATTAACGGAGGCATTAAAAAGCAATGAGCCTACAAAAAAGTTTAAACATATTCTAATGGATAAACAAAATACAATGGATGTATGCGAAGACGATGAATGCACTACGGATGAGTATTATAAATATGAAGACCATTGTATAAATGAATTCATTATAGAGTGGTTAAAATCAAACCGTATTGAACTAAAATATTTAAATTAA
- a CDS encoding HDIG domain-containing metalloprotein, with protein sequence MVKMFEEFQKHLMEDKNPSLYFDEIINNKDIYTLYPYTLLRNLIETPQSPVHHPEGNVWKHTMLVIDNAAKRKEFSENPIAFMWAALLHDLGKAPTTKVKKGKITSYDHDKVGANLSQEFLCALTNDEALINQVTALVRWHMQTLFVTKNLPFGNVKEMAADISIKEIALLSECDRLGRGGMNDTKICEEKENIKSFIKKCESQLLSSK encoded by the coding sequence ATGGTTAAAATGTTTGAAGAATTTCAAAAACATCTAATGGAGGATAAAAATCCGTCTTTATATTTTGATGAAATTATAAATAATAAAGATATTTACACACTATATCCGTATACATTATTGAGAAATCTGATTGAGACTCCACAATCACCAGTTCACCATCCTGAAGGGAATGTATGGAAACATACAATGTTAGTTATAGATAATGCTGCAAAAAGGAAAGAATTTAGTGAGAATCCGATTGCTTTTATGTGGGCTGCTTTATTACATGATTTAGGGAAAGCACCTACTACAAAAGTTAAAAAAGGAAAGATAACATCTTATGATCATGATAAAGTTGGTGCGAATCTTAGCCAAGAGTTCCTTTGTGCACTTACAAATGATGAAGCACTAATTAATCAGGTGACAGCTTTAGTTAGATGGCATATGCAAACTCTTTTTGTAACAAAAAATTTACCATTTGGAAATGTTAAAGAAATGGCTGCAGATATATCTATTAAAGAAATTGCTTTGTTATCTGAGTGTGATAGACTTGGCAGAGGTGGTATGAATGACACTAAAATCTGCGAGGAAAAAGAGAATATCAAATCTTTCATTAAAAAGTGTGAATCGCAGTTGTTGTCTTCTAAGTAA
- a CDS encoding DUF1292 domain-containing protein, with protein sequence MKTNEIITVLNENGDKVDLELIDAIKMDGTDYVIVGPKDSDEAYAYKSVVVNGEVEYKSIGEGDEFKKVLKKYSEH encoded by the coding sequence ATGAAAACTAATGAAATAATTACTGTTCTAAATGAAAATGGTGATAAAGTTGATTTAGAACTAATTGATGCTATTAAAATGGATGGAACTGATTATGTAATAGTTGGACCTAAGGATTCAGATGAGGCATATGCCTATAAGTCAGTTGTAGTTAATGGCGAAGTAGAATATAAATCAATAGGTGAGGGCGATGAGTTTAAAAAAGTATTGAAAAAGTATAGCGAGCATTAA
- a CDS encoding radical SAM protein — MEYEGIVYRPPSEAYSLIVQVTIGCSHNGCTFCGMYKDKKFRVRELKDIISDLEQAKLDYGVVKRIFLADGDALVLKTSELKIILLKIKELFPGCERVGVYTTPKDILAKSVEDLSLLKALGIGILYLGVESGSNEILKSINKGVTAQNLIMAGRKVKESGIKLSTTLISGIGGREKISENAIESAKLISAINPDYVGFLTLMLESGTPIYKDIQNGIFHVLTPEEVVQELREFLENVEVTNCIFRSNHASNYVSLSGTLPVDKDKLLSDIDITLKGKHGYKQEEYRRL, encoded by the coding sequence GTGGAGTATGAGGGGATAGTGTATAGACCGCCTAGTGAGGCTTATAGTCTTATTGTACAGGTTACTATTGGGTGTTCACATAATGGATGTACTTTTTGCGGGATGTATAAAGATAAGAAGTTTAGGGTACGTGAATTAAAAGATATTATATCTGATCTTGAGCAGGCTAAGTTAGATTATGGGGTAGTTAAAAGAATTTTTCTAGCAGATGGGGATGCTTTAGTTTTAAAAACTAGTGAATTAAAAATAATTTTATTAAAAATTAAAGAGTTGTTTCCGGGGTGCGAGAGAGTGGGGGTTTATACTACGCCGAAGGACATTTTAGCAAAGTCAGTAGAGGACCTTAGTTTGCTTAAGGCTCTGGGAATTGGTATTTTGTATCTTGGAGTTGAATCTGGAAGTAATGAAATATTAAAGAGTATAAACAAAGGTGTAACTGCCCAAAATTTGATTATGGCAGGTAGAAAGGTTAAGGAGAGCGGTATAAAATTATCAACTACTCTGATTTCGGGTATAGGCGGCAGAGAAAAAATCAGTGAGAATGCTATAGAGTCTGCGAAACTTATAAGTGCTATAAATCCAGATTATGTTGGATTTTTGACTTTAATGTTAGAAAGCGGAACCCCTATTTATAAAGATATACAAAATGGTATCTTCCATGTATTAACTCCGGAAGAAGTAGTTCAGGAGTTAAGGGAATTCCTTGAAAATGTAGAAGTTACTAATTGTATTTTTAGAAGCAATCATGCTTCAAATTATGTATCGCTTTCTGGAACGTTACCAGTTGATAAAGATAAGTTACTTTCGGATATTGATATAACACTTAAAGGCAAACATGGATATAAACAAGAGGAATATAGGAGACTATAA
- a CDS encoding DUF1292 domain-containing protein: MEENKVITMLDEDGEKVDFEIIEIIELDENKYALLAPIGEEDDAFVYKIELVDDKEQYITVEDEEEFAKVLEEYESTFEE, translated from the coding sequence ATGGAAGAAAATAAAGTTATTACGATGCTCGATGAAGATGGAGAAAAGGTTGATTTTGAAATAATTGAAATTATTGAATTAGATGAAAATAAATATGCATTGCTCGCTCCAATAGGAGAAGAAGATGATGCTTTCGTCTATAAAATAGAATTAGTAGACGATAAAGAACAATATATTACAGTAGAAGATGAGGAAGAATTTGCAAAAGTATTAGAAGAATATGAATCAACATTTGAAGAATAA
- a CDS encoding QueT transporter family protein has translation MNIKLNEGTMSVKIRKIVFAAMVAAIYAALTLSLSFFSFGVIQYRVAEGLTILPYFASFSIPGLLIGCIVSNIISPLGIMDMVFGSLATLISAILTYYIGKSKLKFKKILAPLPAVLVNAFVIGILLKLLYVKDMPLLLCMLQVAWGELVCCYGIGLPLIYIIEKNSILRSFLK, from the coding sequence TTGAATATTAAATTAAATGAAGGAACTATGTCTGTAAAAATAAGAAAAATCGTTTTTGCAGCAATGGTGGCTGCTATTTATGCGGCTTTAACTCTAAGCTTATCGTTTTTCAGCTTTGGAGTTATTCAATATCGCGTAGCTGAAGGGCTTACTATCCTACCTTACTTCGCATCCTTTTCTATTCCAGGATTGCTAATAGGTTGTATAGTTTCTAATATTATAAGTCCACTAGGTATTATGGATATGGTTTTCGGTTCCCTTGCAACACTTATATCCGCAATTTTAACTTACTATATTGGTAAGAGCAAACTAAAGTTTAAAAAAATACTTGCTCCATTACCAGCTGTGCTAGTAAATGCCTTTGTTATAGGCATACTGTTAAAGCTTTTATATGTCAAGGACATGCCCCTTTTACTTTGTATGCTGCAAGTTGCATGGGGAGAATTAGTCTGCTGTTATGGAATTGGATTACCTCTTATTTATATTATTGAAAAGAACTCAATTTTGAGGAGTTTTTTAAAGTAA